In a single window of the uncultured Pseudodesulfovibrio sp. genome:
- a CDS encoding methyl-accepting chemotaxis protein, with amino-acid sequence MDNFITRSLGIKLILLSSLLTILAFAGLFAYSSMSTKDHTLSEVAVAAERVADMLYIAIEDPMAKGDNDGTSLKFLQMSERYPDIKVYLTDYKGEITYSTETESQRQKIFDVRPEAGLPELVSRGLKEKIAEGKLEDIDGKSHFVEVKTIENNPFCYHCHGRSHDILGSMVVAIDVSPQYNALLDNQLKSAGISVLGVLALLAALIIFMRKAIVNRITSIATTAEDVAHGNLDAQFDVAGNDELGSLSRYLGSMVGQIKDQLEYNQSVLSGIVVPLFVTDSKQTLQFANPPLQAILDLSEEELKGRPVADVFACESEDGSSCNAGEVIALGEPLSGRFLFTRRDGTTFPLLFEASPLKDAEGDTVGVICVLIDLTREEDDKKSIELQRQNLLEVANEVTEVANKLNEASHALSTKMDQLAQGVDTSANETSQVATAMEEMNATVLEVARNASETAEASDQANKVAASGGVVVGKTVEEINSVAAITENLAEALGSLSSRAENIGQVMAVINDIADQTNLLALNAAIEAARAGEAGRGFAVVADEVRKLAEKTMDATKEVEGAISLIQQSTTDVVKEMDTAKKRVLNTSDMAQEAGGVLDEIVQHSNSIADMVNGIATAAEQQSSTSDEINTRVTQINNLSQEVLSGIQESNQGIQEVSELAGKLAALVAKFRD; translated from the coding sequence ATGGATAATTTCATCACGCGCTCCCTGGGCATCAAGCTCATTCTGTTGTCGTCCCTGCTGACCATCCTGGCCTTTGCCGGGTTGTTCGCCTACAGCTCCATGTCCACCAAGGATCATACCCTCAGCGAAGTGGCCGTGGCCGCCGAACGGGTGGCGGACATGCTCTACATCGCCATTGAGGACCCCATGGCCAAGGGCGACAATGACGGCACGTCTCTCAAGTTCCTGCAGATGTCCGAGCGTTATCCGGACATCAAGGTCTACCTGACCGACTACAAGGGCGAGATCACCTATTCCACCGAGACCGAGTCCCAGCGTCAGAAGATATTCGACGTTCGGCCCGAGGCCGGGCTGCCGGAGTTGGTGAGCAGGGGCCTCAAGGAGAAGATTGCCGAGGGCAAGCTTGAGGATATCGACGGCAAAAGTCATTTCGTCGAGGTCAAGACCATCGAGAACAACCCGTTCTGTTATCACTGTCACGGCCGCAGCCATGACATCCTGGGCTCCATGGTCGTGGCCATTGACGTCAGCCCGCAGTACAACGCGCTGCTGGATAACCAGCTCAAGTCCGCGGGCATCTCGGTGCTCGGCGTGCTGGCGCTTCTGGCCGCACTGATCATCTTCATGCGCAAGGCCATCGTCAATCGGATCACATCCATCGCGACCACCGCCGAGGATGTGGCACACGGCAACCTGGACGCCCAGTTCGACGTGGCCGGAAACGACGAACTCGGTTCCCTGTCCCGCTATCTCGGGTCCATGGTCGGCCAGATCAAGGATCAGCTCGAATACAACCAGAGCGTGCTCAGCGGCATCGTGGTGCCGCTGTTCGTGACCGACAGCAAGCAGACTCTGCAGTTCGCCAATCCGCCCCTGCAGGCCATCCTCGATTTGAGCGAGGAAGAGCTCAAGGGCCGTCCCGTGGCCGATGTCTTTGCCTGCGAGTCCGAGGACGGTTCCAGCTGTAACGCGGGCGAGGTCATCGCTCTGGGTGAGCCGCTCAGCGGCCGTTTCCTGTTTACCCGTCGCGACGGGACCACCTTCCCGCTCCTGTTCGAAGCTTCTCCGCTCAAGGACGCCGAAGGGGACACCGTGGGCGTCATCTGCGTGCTCATCGACCTCACACGCGAGGAAGACGACAAGAAGAGCATCGAGCTGCAGCGCCAGAACCTTCTGGAAGTGGCCAACGAGGTCACCGAGGTGGCCAACAAGCTCAACGAGGCTTCCCACGCCCTGTCCACCAAGATGGACCAGCTGGCACAGGGCGTGGACACCTCGGCCAACGAGACCAGCCAGGTGGCCACGGCCATGGAGGAGATGAACGCAACGGTGCTGGAGGTGGCCAGAAATGCCTCCGAAACCGCCGAGGCGTCGGATCAGGCCAACAAGGTTGCCGCCTCCGGTGGCGTGGTGGTGGGCAAGACCGTGGAGGAGATCAACTCCGTGGCCGCCATTACCGAAAACCTGGCGGAGGCTTTGGGCTCCCTGTCGAGCCGGGCCGAGAATATCGGACAGGTCATGGCCGTGATCAACGACATCGCGGATCAGACCAACCTGCTGGCGCTCAACGCGGCCATCGAGGCGGCCCGCGCAGGCGAGGCCGGGCGTGGTTTTGCCGTGGTCGCGGATGAAGTCCGCAAGCTGGCCGAAAAGACCATGGACGCCACCAAGGAGGTCGAGGGAGCCATCTCCCTGATCCAGCAGTCCACCACCGATGTGGTCAAGGAAATGGATACCGCCAAGAAGCGGGTCCTGAACACCTCGGACATGGCCCAGGAAGCGGGCGGCGTGCTCGACGAGATCGTACAACACTCCAACTCCATCGCAGACATGGTCAACGGTATCGCCACCGCGGCGGAACAGCAGTCCTCCACCTCGGACGAGATCAACACCCGCGTGACGCAGATCAACAACCTCTCCCAGGAGGTTCTGTCCGGCATCCAGGAATCCAACCAGGGTATCCAGGAGGTCTCGGAACTGGCCGGAAAGCTGGCCGCTCTTGTCGCCAAATTCCGCGACTAA
- a CDS encoding YwbE family protein — protein MDGRNRKDVKPGQRVNIVLKKDQRTGKLTEGTVANLLTKSPTHPHGIKVRLADGQVGRVKEILGQED, from the coding sequence ATGGACGGAAGAAACCGCAAGGACGTCAAGCCCGGCCAACGGGTGAACATCGTGCTCAAGAAAGACCAGCGTACCGGCAAACTGACCGAGGGCACGGTGGCCAACCTGCTGACCAAGTCCCCCACACATCCCCACGGCATCAAGGTCCGTTTGGCCGACGGCCAGGTGGGGCGGGTCAAGGAAATCCTCGGGCAGGAGGACTGA
- a CDS encoding transcriptional repressor — translation MAQEMGFRLSKQRKVILEELRKVKSHPTADEVYDMVRKIIPRISLGTVYRNLEFLSSKGLVLKLGAPGEQKRFDGTPEPHPHIRCEVCTAVADVECEIEIPAIPDTCTSGYKILNTNVEFVGICPRCQAARQ, via the coding sequence ATGGCTCAAGAAATGGGTTTCAGGCTTTCCAAGCAGCGGAAAGTGATTTTGGAAGAGTTGCGCAAGGTCAAATCGCACCCCACGGCGGACGAGGTTTATGACATGGTTCGCAAGATCATCCCGAGGATCAGCCTGGGAACGGTCTACCGCAACCTGGAGTTCCTGTCGTCCAAAGGACTGGTTCTCAAGTTGGGTGCGCCCGGCGAACAGAAGCGCTTTGACGGAACTCCGGAACCGCATCCGCACATCCGTTGCGAGGTCTGTACAGCCGTGGCCGACGTGGAATGTGAAATCGAGATTCCGGCCATTCCGGATACCTGCACCAGCGGCTACAAGATTCTGAACACCAACGTGGAATTCGTCGGTATTTGCCCCAGATGTCAGGCCGCTCGGCAATAA
- a CDS encoding endonuclease/exonuclease/phosphatase family protein, which translates to MINYWPLKYETPEMRRRTVDGLRALRGLVRDQMPGSTLHDTLVLGTWNIRNFDDNRFGHGPRIKESLYFIAEVISAFDVLAVQEICRDLGPLKQLMRLLGPNWDYVVTDVAEQDGGNRERLGFIYNKAKVRFKGVAGEMVLPVKDLIEHGDNRLQPSRSPFGCEFQSGWFRFLFTTVHIYFGKESQGSPEYARRVAEIDAVAANIAKRAEKEPCSYILVGDFNIDKMGDPSGNALVRNGFEAAQNNVGSNSDKTRFYDQISWLPRKGTVRQTRSARNQGVLDVLSAVMNEDQFPDYRRAVERTVQGQLDKVRSERALRLSKAKDVAAQDKRIAKLTALLGDDEALKGYYLQTWRTFQISDHLPLWVELSIDFSSEYLTRLRNMNGTRTRDNVEIPM; encoded by the coding sequence ATGATCAACTACTGGCCACTCAAGTACGAGACTCCGGAAATGCGCCGCCGCACCGTTGACGGACTGCGCGCCCTGCGCGGGTTGGTCCGGGACCAAATGCCCGGCTCCACCCTGCACGACACCCTGGTGCTCGGCACCTGGAACATCCGGAACTTCGACGACAACCGGTTCGGTCACGGTCCCCGTATCAAGGAGTCCCTGTACTTCATAGCCGAGGTCATCTCGGCGTTCGACGTACTAGCCGTGCAGGAAATCTGCCGAGACCTCGGTCCGCTGAAACAGCTCATGCGCCTGCTCGGCCCCAATTGGGACTACGTCGTCACCGACGTGGCCGAACAGGACGGCGGCAACCGGGAGCGTCTCGGGTTCATCTACAACAAGGCCAAGGTCCGGTTCAAAGGCGTGGCCGGAGAGATGGTCCTGCCCGTCAAAGACCTCATCGAACACGGGGACAATCGGCTGCAACCATCCCGCTCGCCCTTTGGCTGCGAGTTCCAGTCGGGCTGGTTCCGGTTCCTGTTCACCACGGTGCACATTTATTTCGGCAAGGAAAGCCAGGGTTCACCGGAGTACGCACGGCGCGTGGCCGAGATAGACGCCGTTGCCGCCAACATCGCGAAACGGGCGGAAAAGGAGCCGTGCAGCTATATCCTGGTGGGCGACTTCAACATCGACAAGATGGGCGACCCTTCGGGCAACGCTCTTGTCCGCAACGGCTTCGAGGCCGCCCAGAACAACGTGGGCTCCAACTCGGACAAGACCCGTTTCTATGACCAGATTTCCTGGCTGCCGCGCAAGGGCACGGTTCGCCAGACCCGCTCCGCGCGCAACCAGGGCGTGCTGGACGTGCTTTCCGCAGTCATGAACGAAGACCAGTTCCCGGACTATCGCCGGGCCGTGGAGAGAACCGTACAGGGGCAACTCGACAAGGTCCGTTCTGAAAGAGCCCTGCGCCTGTCCAAGGCAAAGGACGTTGCCGCCCAGGATAAACGTATCGCCAAGCTGACCGCCCTGCTTGGCGACGACGAGGCACTCAAGGGTTATTATCTCCAGACCTGGAGGACCTTCCAGATCAGCGACCATCTGCCGCTTTGGGTGGAATTGTCCATCGACTTCAGCTCCGAGTACCTGACCCGGCTGCGAAACATGAACGGCACCCGGACCAGGGACAACGTGGAGATACCCATGTAG
- a CDS encoding phosphoribosylformylglycinamidine synthase subunit PurS, producing MLCRVIVGLKEGVRDVLGEKIARKIKSELGMDVRDVRIVNVFTIEGATEEQVSLVLERAALHDPVLHEVSLEPLARDFDWIIEVGFRPGVTDNEGRTARETMGVVLGLSKAERESVKVYTSRQYLIQADMEDAGAHRIAKDLLANELIQRFEYKSAAQWAENPGFEAKAARVTGQASDEVAIIPLSTMSDDELMDFSRANTLALSLRELHDIRAYFADPAIKAEREKLGLSSDPTDAEIEVLAQTWSEHCKHKIFSAKIEYENTETGKTVEYSSLYKTFIQNSTKQIRERNAATRDGGDYCLSVFKDNAGVIKFSESINVCVKMETHNSPSALDPYGGALTGIVGVNRDPMGTGMGANLLCNTDVFCFASPFHEGELPPRLLHPRRVFEGVREGVEHGGNKSGIPTVNGSIVFDERYLGKPLVYCGTIGTMPVTVSGHPSYEKCALPGDIIVMSGGRIGADGIHGATFSSEELHEGSPATAVQIGDPITQRKMYDFLMRARDLGLYHAITDNGAGGLSSSVGEMAEDSGGFDMDLKKAPLKYDGLRPWEILISEAQERMTMAVPADKLEEFMRLSDEMDVESTALGTFTDSGKYLVRYGDKLVTCLDMDFLHHGVPQMELKAIWQRPDIAQDAVPVADDQDELLKAMLGRLNICSKEYVVRQYDHEVQGKSAVKPMVGVKGDGPSDAGVIRPEYGSDKGLVVSHGICPQFSDYDTYWMMANAIDEAVRNAVAVGGDVSYMAGVDNFCWCDPVQSESTPDGHYKLAQLVRANQALAHYCLGFGVPCVSGKDSMKNDYKGGGRKISIPPTVLFSIIGVIPDVNKCLTSDFKKPGDAIYVLGLTRPEMGGSEIAAQLGFSDANVPQVDLLSAKKRYETVFQASQADLITACHDCSDGGLAVALAEMCVGGRLGADVDLDKVPACGELNATGLLYAESASRLVVSVAPDDCERFETLFAGQPFARIGSVSDSPVLSATLGGSKVLGTGVEDLARAFKETLAW from the coding sequence ATGCTGTGTCGTGTGATCGTTGGACTGAAGGAAGGCGTCCGGGATGTGCTGGGCGAGAAGATCGCCCGCAAGATCAAGAGTGAACTCGGCATGGACGTGCGCGACGTTCGCATCGTCAACGTGTTCACCATCGAGGGCGCGACCGAGGAGCAGGTAAGCCTGGTCCTGGAACGGGCCGCGCTGCACGATCCGGTTCTGCACGAGGTCTCGCTCGAGCCCCTGGCGCGGGACTTCGACTGGATCATCGAGGTCGGATTCCGGCCCGGTGTGACCGACAACGAGGGCCGCACTGCCCGCGAGACCATGGGCGTGGTCCTGGGCCTGTCCAAGGCCGAGCGCGAAAGCGTCAAGGTCTACACCTCTCGTCAGTACCTCATTCAGGCCGACATGGAAGACGCGGGCGCGCACCGCATCGCCAAGGACCTGCTCGCCAACGAGCTGATCCAGCGCTTCGAATACAAGTCCGCCGCCCAGTGGGCCGAGAATCCCGGTTTCGAGGCCAAGGCCGCCCGGGTGACGGGCCAGGCTTCTGACGAAGTGGCGATCATTCCCCTGTCGACCATGTCCGACGATGAGCTGATGGACTTTTCCCGGGCCAATACCCTGGCCCTGTCGCTGCGCGAGCTGCACGACATCCGCGCCTACTTCGCCGATCCGGCCATCAAGGCCGAGCGCGAAAAGCTCGGCCTGTCCTCCGATCCCACCGACGCTGAGATCGAAGTTCTGGCCCAGACCTGGTCCGAGCACTGCAAGCACAAGATCTTTTCCGCGAAGATCGAGTACGAGAACACCGAGACCGGCAAGACCGTCGAGTACTCGAGCCTGTACAAGACCTTCATCCAGAACTCGACCAAACAGATCCGCGAGCGCAACGCGGCCACCCGCGACGGCGGCGACTACTGTCTGTCCGTGTTCAAGGACAACGCGGGCGTGATCAAGTTTTCCGAGTCCATCAACGTCTGCGTCAAGATGGAGACCCACAACTCTCCGTCCGCGCTGGACCCTTACGGCGGAGCCCTGACCGGTATCGTCGGCGTCAACCGCGACCCCATGGGGACGGGCATGGGCGCGAACCTGCTCTGCAACACCGACGTCTTCTGCTTCGCCTCCCCGTTCCACGAGGGCGAGCTGCCGCCCAGGCTGCTGCACCCGCGCCGCGTCTTCGAAGGCGTGCGCGAGGGCGTTGAGCACGGCGGCAACAAGTCCGGCATCCCCACCGTGAACGGTTCCATCGTTTTCGACGAGCGTTACCTGGGCAAGCCCCTGGTCTACTGCGGCACCATCGGGACCATGCCGGTCACGGTGTCCGGCCACCCGTCCTACGAGAAGTGCGCCCTGCCCGGCGACATCATCGTCATGTCCGGCGGCCGCATCGGCGCGGACGGCATCCACGGCGCGACCTTCTCTTCCGAAGAGCTGCACGAGGGCTCTCCGGCCACGGCGGTCCAGATCGGCGACCCCATCACCCAGCGCAAGATGTACGACTTTCTCATGCGCGCCCGCGACCTTGGGCTGTACCATGCCATCACCGACAACGGAGCGGGCGGCCTGTCCTCCTCGGTGGGCGAGATGGCCGAGGATTCCGGCGGCTTCGACATGGACCTGAAGAAGGCTCCGCTCAAGTACGACGGCCTGCGTCCGTGGGAGATCCTCATTTCCGAGGCCCAGGAGCGCATGACCATGGCCGTGCCCGCCGACAAGCTCGAGGAGTTCATGCGCCTGTCCGACGAGATGGACGTGGAATCCACCGCGCTGGGTACCTTCACTGATTCGGGCAAGTATCTGGTGCGCTACGGCGACAAGCTGGTCACCTGCCTGGACATGGATTTCCTGCACCACGGCGTGCCCCAGATGGAACTCAAGGCCATCTGGCAGCGGCCCGACATCGCTCAGGACGCGGTACCCGTGGCCGACGACCAGGACGAACTGCTCAAGGCCATGCTCGGCCGGTTGAACATCTGCTCCAAGGAGTATGTGGTCCGCCAGTACGACCATGAAGTCCAGGGCAAGTCCGCAGTCAAACCCATGGTCGGCGTCAAGGGCGACGGTCCGTCCGATGCAGGCGTCATCCGTCCCGAATACGGTTCGGACAAGGGCCTGGTCGTCTCTCATGGCATCTGCCCGCAGTTCTCCGATTACGACACCTACTGGATGATGGCCAACGCCATCGACGAGGCCGTGCGCAACGCGGTGGCCGTGGGCGGCGACGTCTCCTACATGGCTGGCGTGGACAACTTCTGCTGGTGCGACCCGGTCCAGTCCGAGTCCACCCCGGACGGCCATTACAAGCTTGCCCAGCTCGTTCGCGCCAACCAGGCCCTGGCCCATTACTGCCTCGGCTTCGGCGTGCCCTGCGTGTCCGGCAAGGACTCCATGAAGAACGACTACAAGGGCGGCGGCCGTAAAATCTCCATTCCGCCCACCGTGCTCTTCTCGATCATCGGCGTGATTCCGGACGTGAACAAATGCCTGACCTCGGACTTCAAGAAGCCGGGCGATGCCATCTACGTGCTCGGCCTGACCCGGCCCGAAATGGGCGGCAGCGAGATCGCGGCCCAGCTCGGATTCTCCGACGCCAATGTGCCTCAGGTTGATCTGCTCAGCGCGAAGAAGCGCTACGAGACGGTCTTCCAGGCCTCTCAGGCGGACCTGATCACCGCATGCCACGATTGTTCGGACGGCGGCCTGGCAGTGGCTCTGGCCGAGATGTGCGTGGGCGGACGGCTGGGCGCGGACGTGGACCTGGACAAGGTTCCCGCCTGCGGCGAACTGAACGCGACCGGTCTGCTCTACGCCGAATCCGCCAGCCGTCTGGTGGTTTCCGTGGCTCCGGACGATTGCGAGCGGTTCGAAACCCTGTTCGCCGGGCAGCCCTTTGCGCGGATCGGCAGTGTCTCGGATTCCCCCGTTCTGAGCGCTACGCTGGGTGGTTCCAAAGTCCTGGGCACCGGTGTGGAAGACCTGGCCCGCGCCTTCAAGGAGACCCTGGCCTGGTAG
- a CDS encoding cytochrome c family protein has product MFKRSFWIKGCCAVSLAALVVSAAWTGTGRSDSGSYVGSDACRECHEKEYNNYKKFAKKAHSGDSVKIMMGDLTQAELAECYGCHMTGYGKPGGFVSFEKTPKMAEAGCEVCHGPGYDHVESGGDPDLIKKDLSLDDCSGCHNPERVAAFDFKPLLFGGAH; this is encoded by the coding sequence ATGTTCAAGAGATCGTTTTGGATCAAGGGCTGCTGTGCTGTTTCGCTGGCAGCCCTTGTCGTCTCCGCAGCCTGGACGGGGACGGGGCGGAGTGATTCCGGCAGTTATGTTGGTTCCGATGCGTGTCGCGAATGTCACGAGAAGGAATACAACAATTACAAGAAATTCGCCAAGAAGGCCCATTCGGGTGATTCCGTCAAGATCATGATGGGCGACCTGACCCAGGCCGAGCTGGCCGAGTGCTACGGTTGCCACATGACCGGGTACGGCAAGCCCGGCGGGTTTGTCAGCTTCGAGAAAACGCCGAAGATGGCCGAGGCCGGCTGCGAGGTCTGCCACGGGCCGGGCTATGACCATGTCGAATCCGGGGGCGACCCGGATCTGATCAAGAAGGACCTGAGCCTGGACGACTGTTCCGGGTGCCACAACCCCGAGCGGGTTGCCGCCTTTGACTTCAAGCCGCTGTTGTTCGGCGGGGCGCACTAG
- a CDS encoding rubredoxin yields the protein MQKYVCEICGYVYDPAQGDPDSDIAAGTKFEDLPDDWTCPVCGADKDSFVPED from the coding sequence ATGCAGAAATACGTTTGTGAGATTTGCGGCTATGTGTACGACCCGGCTCAGGGCGATCCCGATTCCGATATCGCGGCCGGCACCAAGTTCGAAGACCTGCCCGACGATTGGACCTGCCCCGTTTGCGGTGCGGACAAGGACAGCTTCGTCCCCGAAGATTAA
- a CDS encoding rubrerythrin, which produces MMSLKGTQTEKNLMYAFTGESQARNKYTYFASVAKKEGYVQISKIFEETAGHEKEHAKRLFKFMEGGTAEVVGSFPAGVIGTTLENLYAAAEGEHEENTDMYPSFAKVARKEGFNEIAAVMENIAVAERYHEERYRALIKNIENDQVFVKEEEVVWRCQNCGYNHKGSTAPVKCPACDHPQAHFELKDTNW; this is translated from the coding sequence ATGATGTCCCTGAAAGGAACCCAGACCGAGAAGAATTTGATGTACGCTTTCACGGGCGAGTCCCAGGCTCGCAACAAATATACCTACTTCGCAAGCGTGGCCAAGAAAGAAGGCTACGTGCAGATCTCCAAGATTTTCGAGGAGACCGCCGGACACGAAAAGGAGCACGCCAAGCGGCTCTTCAAGTTCATGGAGGGCGGCACTGCCGAGGTGGTCGGCTCCTTCCCCGCCGGTGTGATCGGCACTACGCTCGAGAACCTCTATGCAGCCGCTGAAGGCGAGCATGAGGAAAACACCGACATGTACCCCAGCTTCGCCAAAGTGGCCCGCAAAGAGGGCTTCAACGAGATCGCCGCGGTCATGGAGAACATCGCCGTGGCCGAGCGCTACCATGAGGAGCGCTATCGGGCGTTGATCAAAAACATCGAAAACGACCAGGTCTTCGTCAAGGAAGAAGAGGTCGTCTGGCGTTGTCAGAACTGTGGTTACAATCACAAGGGCTCCACCGCTCCCGTGAAATGTCCTGCCTGCGATCATCCTCAGGCCCATTTCGAACTCAAAGACACCAACTGGTAA
- a CDS encoding flavodoxin domain-containing protein, translating to MRPVEIKEGIFWLGAVDWNRRNFHGYSKAHKGTTYNNFLIVDEKVTLIDTVAEEFWGTLQCNIAQVIGDRKIDYVVANHLEPDHAGCLAKVVEKYQPEKIFTSPMGQKAMKAHFKYEDWPVEVTPTGTELNIGKRTLSFLETRMLHWPDSMLTYCPEEKIAFTNDAFGQNWATSERWADEVDRYRLEELMANYYANIVLPYSPVVLKTLNTIKEMGLEIDTICPDHGLMFRGDDCAWAIEKYIEFAEQKPKNKAVIVYDTMWHSTEKMAEAIACGLADEGVSVRLMCMKNNHHSDVMAEVFDAAAVIVGSPTHNNGILPLMADMLTYMKGLRPQNKIGSAVGSFGWSGECVKALTQWLEDMNMEVIEGIKNQYVPDHEVFNKCYEQGKTIAAAIKAKL from the coding sequence ATGAGACCTGTTGAAATCAAGGAAGGCATTTTCTGGCTCGGCGCCGTCGACTGGAACCGACGCAACTTCCACGGCTATTCCAAGGCGCACAAGGGAACCACCTACAACAATTTTCTGATCGTGGATGAGAAGGTTACCCTGATCGACACCGTGGCCGAGGAGTTCTGGGGTACGTTGCAGTGCAACATCGCCCAGGTGATCGGCGACCGCAAGATCGACTATGTGGTGGCCAACCACCTCGAGCCCGACCACGCCGGCTGCCTGGCCAAGGTCGTGGAGAAATACCAGCCCGAGAAGATCTTCACTTCCCCCATGGGCCAGAAGGCCATGAAGGCCCACTTCAAGTACGAGGACTGGCCTGTCGAGGTCACCCCCACCGGCACCGAGCTGAATATCGGCAAGCGGACCCTCTCCTTCCTGGAGACCCGCATGCTGCACTGGCCGGATTCCATGCTGACCTACTGCCCGGAGGAGAAGATCGCCTTCACCAACGACGCCTTCGGCCAGAACTGGGCCACCTCCGAGCGTTGGGCCGACGAGGTCGATCGCTACCGTCTGGAAGAGCTCATGGCCAACTACTACGCCAACATCGTGCTGCCGTACTCTCCGGTGGTTCTCAAGACCCTGAACACCATCAAGGAAATGGGTCTGGAGATCGACACCATCTGCCCGGACCACGGCCTGATGTTCCGCGGCGACGACTGCGCCTGGGCCATTGAAAAGTACATCGAGTTCGCCGAGCAGAAGCCCAAGAACAAGGCTGTCATCGTCTACGACACCATGTGGCATTCCACCGAGAAAATGGCCGAAGCCATTGCCTGCGGTCTGGCCGACGAGGGTGTGTCCGTGCGCCTGATGTGCATGAAGAACAACCACCACTCCGACGTCATGGCCGAGGTCTTCGACGCCGCTGCCGTCATCGTCGGCTCGCCGACCCACAACAACGGCATCCTGCCGCTGATGGCCGACATGCTGACCTACATGAAGGGTCTGCGTCCCCAGAACAAGATCGGCTCCGCCGTGGGCTCCTTCGGCTGGTCCGGCGAATGCGTCAAGGCGCTGACCCAGTGGCTTGAAGACATGAACATGGAAGTCATTGAAGGGATCAAGAACCAGTACGTTCCGGATCACGAAGTCTTCAACAAATGCTACGAGCAGGGCAAGACCATCGCCGCAGCGATCAAAGCGAAGCTTTAG
- a CDS encoding desulfoferrodoxin gives MAIKLGEVYKCNVCGNIVMAIHEGGGDLVCCGEEMAQMTENTVDAAKEKHVPVIEKDGDKVTVKVGSVAHPMEEKHYIEWIELQVGDKVLTKMLKPGDKPEAEFCICGLSGELKAREYCNLHGLWAATA, from the coding sequence ATGGCTATTAAACTGGGCGAAGTGTACAAGTGTAATGTTTGCGGTAATATCGTCATGGCTATCCACGAAGGCGGCGGCGATCTGGTCTGCTGCGGCGAGGAAATGGCTCAGATGACCGAGAACACCGTTGACGCAGCCAAGGAAAAGCACGTTCCCGTCATCGAGAAGGACGGCGACAAGGTCACCGTCAAGGTCGGTTCCGTTGCTCATCCCATGGAGGAGAAGCACTACATCGAATGGATCGAGCTCCAGGTGGGCGACAAGGTCCTGACCAAGATGCTCAAGCCCGGCGACAAGCCCGAGGCCGAGTTCTGCATCTGCGGCCTGTCCGGCGAACTCAAGGCCCGGGAGTACTGCAACCTCCACGGCCTGTGGGCCGCAACCGCCTAA
- a CDS encoding YaiI/YqxD family protein, giving the protein MRIWVDADACPNPVKEILYKASQRREVPLTLVANTPLRVPPSPLIDTIVVGAGFNVADDEIARLVNPGDLVITADIPLADAVVTKGATALNPRGDLYTEDNVKSLLRMRNLMEELRSADLAPGGPAPYGPKDKQQFNNQLDRFLTKATR; this is encoded by the coding sequence CTGCGCATCTGGGTGGACGCCGACGCCTGCCCCAATCCGGTCAAGGAAATCCTGTACAAGGCATCCCAGCGCCGAGAGGTCCCGCTGACCCTGGTGGCCAACACCCCGCTGCGGGTGCCGCCCTCCCCGCTCATCGACACCATCGTCGTGGGCGCGGGCTTCAACGTGGCCGACGATGAGATCGCCCGCCTCGTCAACCCCGGCGACCTGGTCATCACCGCGGACATTCCCCTGGCCGACGCCGTCGTCACCAAGGGCGCCACTGCGCTCAACCCACGCGGCGATCTCTACACCGAGGACAACGTCAAAAGCCTCCTGCGCATGCGCAACCTCATGGAGGAACTACGCTCCGCCGACCTCGCCCCCGGCGGCCCCGCCCCATACGGCCCCAAAGACAAACAACAATTCAACAACCAACTCGACCGCTTCCTGACCAAGGCCACGAGATAA